The following are encoded in a window of Salvelinus fontinalis isolate EN_2023a chromosome 40, ASM2944872v1, whole genome shotgun sequence genomic DNA:
- the pik3r5 gene encoding phosphoinositide 3-kinase regulatory subunit 5 yields the protein MQHTSCTEDRIQHALDRCLDGLRPSPTAPQPWNVLMCSAGQSMNRWSLEELVKRDPENFLILLQQILRKTREVQDQCQYELVAPLAIMFSSTLLQTPFCPPATELLEEACEVFGCFLTWPEPYCSVCKGLLSTLHQELKAPGISYHRLVREEQGLATSKHRSKTMTVLLMNPSEVPPEFLSVADQLSSIQRSQRETYITLVKHAYQATLGTKYPLASIHKALQVKSLEELAEIFSMVTDVLETAAAMDDPAKGRDHVTQGLEELREKMGVPASNGRKSDGMLQTLPLPTAKCYMFHWDKDNFDILNTILENEHDLTGFQTSSGQGNGEEEEEGAEFDLEEGEEGEEEFVSAMSMYNCCSMDHRASTFSTVSSLSTASKDSMYSTLSLASGSYAPSVLSVTSGIDSDFYEDPEDATSSPSPLERSPSSGKSTKASARLSQHFSRFFKTKTQSLTRAKSLGSPDAKDLVAVRSKRSNSLPQQVHLRSPDSLFQTPCTSQALKHVCFRRRPILSSDEEGDSNATTLRVVVFGADHVAGKVARAYSNLRQRENACPSLSRAFRLQFFFVPVKRDGVVRCPSPGGQSASPRRGSTELNNLGTEDSTNDIARFIGMLDPWYERNTLSLLSLPANVVCQQTSKIESELYDSSYEDRLPILADLVLYYCRHATRPALMQLYQAEMTLAGGERRTEVFIHSLELGHTAGTRAIKAMGAASKRFGIDGDREAVPLMLEVVYNRVVISGRSQWMQKDKVCTSINLTKACKNPEELDSKMECLQLTMTEVLKRQNSNKSKKGYNQQLSITEVKVDKVQVSGTGNTTFAVCLDQDEKKIFQGVTRCEVSVCYKPDSSTDWRLGQGLSAQIQPLHPTFCSLLCLPIATFSGAQP from the exons tcctGATGTGCTCAGCGGGCCAGTCGATGAACCGCTGGAGTCTGGAGGAATTGGTGAAGAGAGACCCAGAGAACTTCCTCATCCTCCTGCAGCAGATCCTCAGGAAGACCCGAGAG gTCCAGGATCAGTGTCAGTATGAGCTTGTGGCTCCCCTCGCTATCATGTTCTCCTCCACTCTGTTACag ACCCCCTTCTGTCCCCCTGCCACGGAGCTGCTGGAGGAGGCCTGTGAGGTGTTTGGCTGTTTCCTGACTTGGCCAGAGCCTTACTGCAGCGTGTGTAAAGGACTGCTCTCCACCTTACACCAGGAACTCAAGGCCCCAG GCATTTCCTATCACAGACTGGTGAGAGAAGAGCAAGGCCTGGCCACCTCAAAACATCGCTCAAAAACAAT GACGGTTCTGTTGATGAACCCTAGTGAGGTGCCTCCTGAGTTCCTGTCTGTAGCAGACCAACTGAGTAGTATCCAACggtcccagagagagacatacatcACCCTGGTCAAACATGCCTATCAGGCTACCCTGGGCACAAAGTACCCCCTGGCCAGCATCCACAAAGCCCTGCAG GTCAAGAGTCTAGAGGAGCTGGCGGAGATCTTCTCCATGGTAACCGACGTCCTGGAGACGGCCGCCGCCATGGACGACCCGGCGAAAGGCCGTGATCATGTGACCCAGGGCCTGGAGGAGCTGAGGGAGAAGATGGGCGTCCCAGCGTCCAATGGCAGGAAGTCTGACG GAATGCTGCAAACTCTACCACTGCCCACAGCCAAGTGCTACATGTTTCACTGGGACAAGGACAACTTTG ACATCCTCAACACCATCCTGGAGAACGAGCATGACCTAACCGGCTTCCAGACCTCCAGTGGTCAGGGTAAcggcgaggaggaggaggaaggggcagAGTTCGAcctggaagagggagaggaaggagaggaggagtttGTCTCCGCCATGTCTATGTACAACTGCTGCAGCATGGACCACCGAGCCTCTACCTTCTCCaccgtctcctccctctccactgcCTCTAAAGACTCCATGTACTCCACCTTGTCCTTGGCCTCCGGATCCTACGCCCCCTCCGTTCTCTCAGTCACTTCCGGCATCGACAGCGACTTCTACGAAGACCCCGAGGACGCCACCTCCAGCCCCTCCCCGTTGGAACGGAGCCCATCATCCGGGAAGTCAACCAAAGCTTCGGCCCGTCTGAGCCAGCACTTCTCCCGTTTCTTCAAGACAAAGACGCAGTCCCTGACCAGAGCCAAGAGCCTCGGCAGCCCAGATGCTAAGGACTTGGTCGCGGTTCGTTCAAAGCGCTCCAACTCCCTCCCGCAGCAGGTGCACCTACGCAGCCCAGACTCCTTGTTCCAGACCCCCTGTACCTCCCAGGCCCTCAAGCACGTGTGCTTCCGCCGGAGGCCCATCCTGAGCAGTGACGAGGAGGGTGACAGTAATGCCACCACCCTGAGGGTGGTAGTGTTCGGGGCCGACCACGTGGCGGGCAAGGTGGCGAGGGCCTATAGTAACCTACGCCAGAGAGAGAACGCTTGCCCGAGCCTCAGCAGAGCCTTCCGGCTGCAGTTCTTCTTTGTGCCCGTGAAGAGGGACGGTGTTGTGAGGTGCCCTAGCCCCGGAGGGCAGTCGGCTAGCCCACGGAGAGGAAGTACA GAGCTGAACAATCTGGGCACAGAAGACAGCACTAACGACATAGCCCGTTTTATTGGTATGCTGGACCCCTGGTACGAACGCAACACCTTGAGCCTGCTCAGTCTACCAGCCAACGTGGTGTGTCAG CAAACCTCTAAGATAGAGTCCGAGTTGTATGATAGTTCCTATGAGGATCGTCTGCCCATCCTGGCTGACCTGGTGCTGTACTACTGTCGCCATGCCACCAGGCCTGCACTGATGCAGCTCTACCAAGCTGAG ATGACGTTAGCTGGAGgcgagaggaggacagaggtttTCATTCACTCCCTAGAGCTGGGCCACACCGCGGGGACACGAGCCATCAAGGCTATGG GTGCCGCAAGCAAGAGGTTTGGGATCGATGGCGACCGGGAGGCAGTCCCTCTGATGTTAGAGGTGGTTTACAACAGG gTGGTTATCAGTGGGAGAAGTCAATGGATGCAGAAAGACAAAGTTTGCACCTCCATCAACCTGACCAAAGCCTGCAAGAATCCAGAGGAACTAG ATTCAAAGATGGAGTGCTTGCAGTTGACAATGACAGAAGTACTGAAAAGGCAAAACTCAAACAAATCTAAGAAGGGCTACAATCAG CAACTGAGTATTACTGAGGTGAAGGTGGACAAGGTGCAGGTCAGTGGGACTGGTAACACCACCTTCGCTGTGTGTCTGGACCAGGATGAGAAGAAGATCTTCCAGGGTGTCACCAG gTGTGAAGTATCTGTATGCTACAAGCCTGACAGCTCTACAGACTGGAGGTTAGGCCAGGGCCTGTCCGCCCAGATccagcctctccaccccaccTTCTGCTCCCTCCTCTGCCTGCCCATAGCCACCTTCAGTGGGGCACAGCCCTGA